CAGTGGCGGTGCATGGCTGCTCGGAGGCAATACTCGGATATATCCGATCGACGGCCATGCATTCCTAGATAGATTGCGGGCCGTGATCCCCAGCTAGGATCGATCGGAATCGGAACCCCAGAGGCATCGTTATCAGCTGTCCTCCTCGTCTATATATGCGACTAGTTGAGATCGAAACCCCATCAGCTGGCCTCCTGCTTTTGCTTATCGAAACCTCGCTCCTAAATATCCCATCGTCGTCGTTTGCCATCCGCCGCCGGCCCGCCGCCACCACTGCACCGCCCACTAGCTAGTAGCTAGACGACCGGCCGGAGATGGATCCAGTTCCGGTGTGGTTAGAGTGGTTCGACAGGGACGGGGCGGAGCTCGCCAACCGCGGCCGTCGGCCGGATCATCTTGATGATGAGGACGATCTCTACGTAGCCTTGGCCTTGGCTCCCTACGTTGATCGCCACCGGCCTCGAACCCGTCCCCGATCCCCATCCCCATCCCCGCCCTCACACGAGGACGCCGGGGACGACACTGCTGCTCGCAACAACAAGCGTCCTTGCATCCCCGCGTACAGCGAAGCCATCCTGGGGCTCAAGGAGGTGGTGCCAACCGCTAAGCACGACGACGACTGTGCCATCTGCCTCAACCCATTGGCCGATATCGCTGGTCCTGATCACAAGAAGGACGACGCGGCAGCTACGTCGATGCTTCGGGCCATGCCCTGCTCCCATATCTTCCACCAGCACTGCATCTTCCAGTGGCTCCATCGCAACGCCGTCTGTCCTCTCTGTCGCTACCAGCTGCCCACCACTTTCGACGACGAGGACACCGAAGTCGAGGAGGACGAGGAGGAGATGGACAACTCAAATTCTCGATTGAATCAGATCAGACGACGACTGCAGATCTTGTACAACTAAAAAATTCAGCCAAATTATTTACCGAGTGTTGTGTTTTTAGGTACACCAGTACAAAAAAATACTATAGCAAATTGATTTATATTGCCAATTCAGTTAAGAGAACCACTAGTACAAATCCTTTGTATGAAACATAAACTAGGGTTTAAAAACAGCAAAATCTTGTTTCAGTTGTGTTTAGATTGCAAttttgttgcccacatattaGAACGTACAAACCGAGTATAAATTGTTTGTTTGAAGTTGTAAATCTATTCAAACAAAATAGTTGTCGACTACAAAGTTAAATAACTTTATAAGTTTTACAATTATTATTTTGGTACATTTTTCATCCGAGGACGTTTGCAAAATTTGCATTATAAAGTTTGTCATATTCAGATGCAATTTTCATAGCCCAAATgatttcaaatgaaaaagttgtcaactacaaatttcactacttttagagatctacaatttttattttggtggttttttctaACGAGGTCATTTGAAAAGCTCAAAAAAAAATATTTCAAATGATTTTTACAtgtggttttcttaagaaacgctGGTAGAAATCGTCAGTACAAATATTATTACTAGCGGTTTCCTTAAGAAAATAGTCAGTAGAAATGGCACGATTTGTACTAGAGGTTTTCTTAAGGAATCGTCAGTACAAATATGATTACTACTGGCAGTTTCTCAAGTCGGGATGGCCAATTTATTTTCATTGGTGCTTGATAACCAAAACCTCTTATAAAAATTATACCTCAGCGTAGGCATGGAGTTTTTTACTAGTGTCAGTCTTAAAGAAGCTCTTTGTCGAGTCCAAACAAAAAATGCATGGCAAAAAAAATACTCGGCAAataccttctttgccgagtatcttTTTTTACACTAGGCAAAGAGTATTAGTACTACACCGAAGAGTAACTACTGTCTTAGGTGTTCTCCACCCAAGAGTATTAGTACTACATCTATAGGCAAgcataggtcctaaacccacacAAGATTGGCCAACAAAACACAGATTTATGACAAGCATGTAGGATCCAAAGCAAATTTTAGCAACATAACCTCAAAGTTATCTAGCTGCACACCAAATATGGTGAAGTAAAGAACAACATGGTTATGTTGCTGAATTTCCCTAGGACCCCTAGGCCCGTCATAAGATGCTATGTTTTATCACCACTGTGTGGCCGTCCATAATAGGGACAATTTCAGACAGGTACGTCTCACATATGAGACGAGTCTGTCTGAAACGGGTGACACATAGGTTTTGTTACTAAAACAATACTACAACACATGCTAATAAGATAGCAAATGGATAAAAAATACTATAACACACTTTCAAACTAAATAATAATGcatattaatatgaaattaaATTAAAATACCTCGAACCACTAAATACAAAAACATGTGCTATCAATGAAATAAAAAACAAAAATCCACGTTAATATGCAATTGAAGTTAAACATTATATTAATTAATGGAATGACATAGTACATCCATTAACGATCATTAGTCATGCTTGAGGCTATTAAAACGAGTCATGTCTTAAAAACACCATTCAACTTCATTAGCTGTATCGATGCAACATCTAAAGGAAGGTTTGGTCCTAAACCTACCCAAGAGTGGCCGATAGAACCGATAGAACATTGATTTATGACAAGCCTATAGAATCCAAATAAAATTTTGATAGCATAACCTCGTTGTTTTATAGCTGCACGCCAAAATATGGTGCAGTGGAGAACAACAAGGTTATGCCGTGAAAATCTTCCTTGGACCCTGAGGCCCATCATAAATACCACGTTTTATCAGCAACTCCGAGGCTATCCATAATTGGGACAATTCTAGACAGGTACGTCTCAAATGTGTTGATCATGTAAGA
This portion of the Zea mays cultivar B73 chromosome 2, Zm-B73-REFERENCE-NAM-5.0, whole genome shotgun sequence genome encodes:
- the LOC103647059 gene encoding E3 ubiquitin-protein ligase RZF1, whose translation is MDPVPVWLEWFDRDGAELANRGRRPDHLDDEDDLYVALALAPYVDRHRPRTRPRSPSPSPPSHEDAGDDTAARNNKRPCIPAYSEAILGLKEVVPTAKHDDDCAICLNPLADIAGPDHKKDDAAATSMLRAMPCSHIFHQHCIFQWLHRNAVCPLCRYQLPTTFDDEDTEVEEDEEEMDNSNSRLNQIRRRLQILYN